A single region of the Rubrobacter aplysinae genome encodes:
- a CDS encoding GntR family transcriptional regulator: MSGLDTSSPLPKYHQLKEILRGMIEREDLQRGEIIPPERELCEEYGISRMTARQAIVELVNEGILYREQGRGTFVAGEKVKQEAERLASFTEDMAGRGHETTSSVLDAESVEAGPVVARLLGIEETEKVVRIRRVRHADGEPMALETSHLLHEVAEGLLRLDLSSRSIYDELRTGGLSIAWAEQSYEATVINELEAEHLGISTGSPALLIERVTHDDRDLAFEYVKSTYRGDRYRITTTLRP, translated from the coding sequence TTGTCCGGTCTGGATACGAGCAGCCCGCTGCCGAAGTACCACCAGCTCAAGGAGATACTGCGCGGCATGATCGAGCGCGAGGATCTGCAGCGGGGCGAGATCATCCCTCCGGAGCGTGAGCTGTGCGAGGAGTACGGCATAAGCCGCATGACGGCGCGGCAGGCCATAGTCGAGCTGGTAAACGAGGGCATCCTGTACCGGGAGCAGGGCCGGGGCACCTTCGTAGCCGGAGAGAAGGTAAAGCAAGAGGCCGAGCGTCTGGCGAGCTTTACCGAGGACATGGCCGGGCGGGGCCACGAGACGACCAGCTCCGTGCTGGACGCGGAGTCGGTAGAGGCCGGGCCGGTGGTCGCGCGCCTGCTTGGTATAGAGGAGACCGAAAAGGTGGTCCGCATCCGGCGCGTGCGCCACGCGGACGGGGAGCCGATGGCGCTTGAGACCAGCCACCTCTTGCACGAGGTGGCGGAGGGGCTGCTTAGGCTCGACCTCTCCTCACGCTCCATCTACGACGAGCTCCGCACCGGCGGCCTGAGCATAGCCTGGGCCGAGCAGAGCTACGAGGCGACCGTGATCAACGAGCTCGAGGCGGAGCACCTCGGGATCTCGACCGGCAGCCCCGCGCTCCTCATAGAACGCGTCACCCACGACGACCGGGATCTCGCCTTCGAGTACGTGAAAAGCACCTACCGCGGAGACCGCTACCGCATCACCACCACCCTCCGTCCCTGA
- a CDS encoding hydantoinase B/oxoprolinase family protein: protein MSNRLDPVTLSVLSGALSGIAEEMGAVLIRGSYSSNIKERRDCSTALFDSRGRTVSQAEHIPVHLGAMPEAVAAVMQRDPEPGDVFALNDPYSGGTHLPDITLVSPVSHGGEIIGYAVSRAHHSDVGGMSPGSMPVGSREVYQEGTVIPPVRLVSGASGGEYVPDVLDLILANVRTPRLRRGDLRAQIAANRLAEERVVELIERRSKDTVRAAFDEVISYAERRTREAIRELPDGTYAAGSEIEGDGVTDSDIPLQVEINISGDELSVDFSGTSDAVAGNVNCPLAVTRSACYFALRVLLPDDVPANAGTYAPLSIHAPEGSLVNAQSPSAVVAGNVETSQRVADTLLLALSGAADLIAGGQGTMNNLIIGGTGDGGWTYYETIGGGQGASATGPGPSGVHVGMSNTLNTPIEALELEYPMRVTRYELRYGSGGAGKYAGGDGLARSVRLLAPAQLSLISDRRRHGTHGLGGGEPGDTGKNLLNNEELPPKASRELRPGDEVTVETPGGGGYGRE from the coding sequence ATGAGTAACCGGCTCGACCCGGTAACCCTCTCGGTGCTCTCCGGGGCGCTCTCGGGCATAGCGGAGGAGATGGGGGCCGTGCTCATAAGGGGCTCCTACTCCTCGAACATCAAGGAGCGCCGCGACTGCTCTACCGCGCTCTTCGACTCGCGGGGCAGGACGGTTTCGCAAGCAGAGCACATCCCGGTCCACCTCGGCGCGATGCCAGAGGCGGTTGCGGCGGTCATGCAGCGGGACCCCGAGCCCGGCGACGTGTTCGCCCTCAACGACCCGTACTCCGGCGGCACCCACCTGCCGGACATAACGCTCGTCTCTCCGGTGTCACACGGAGGTGAGATAATCGGGTACGCCGTCAGTCGGGCGCACCACTCGGACGTCGGCGGCATGAGCCCGGGCTCGATGCCGGTCGGCTCGCGCGAGGTTTACCAGGAGGGTACCGTGATACCGCCGGTGCGGCTGGTGAGCGGCGCGAGCGGCGGCGAGTACGTCCCGGACGTGCTGGACCTGATACTCGCAAACGTGCGCACCCCGCGTCTCAGGAGAGGCGACCTACGAGCCCAGATCGCGGCGAATCGTCTGGCCGAGGAGCGCGTTGTAGAGTTGATCGAGCGCCGTAGCAAAGACACCGTACGGGCGGCGTTCGACGAGGTGATCTCCTACGCCGAACGCCGCACCCGCGAGGCGATCCGGGAGCTGCCGGACGGCACGTACGCGGCGGGGAGCGAGATCGAGGGCGACGGCGTCACCGACTCCGACATCCCGCTCCAGGTAGAGATAAACATATCCGGCGACGAGCTGAGCGTGGACTTCTCCGGCACCTCGGACGCCGTAGCCGGAAACGTGAACTGCCCGCTCGCCGTGACCCGCTCGGCCTGCTACTTCGCCCTACGCGTCCTGCTGCCGGACGATGTGCCCGCAAACGCCGGGACCTACGCCCCGCTCTCCATACACGCCCCGGAGGGCAGCCTCGTGAACGCCCAGAGCCCATCGGCGGTCGTCGCCGGAAACGTAGAGACCAGCCAGCGCGTCGCCGACACGCTCCTGCTCGCCCTCTCAGGAGCGGCGGACCTCATCGCCGGAGGGCAGGGCACGATGAACAACCTCATAATCGGCGGCACCGGGGACGGGGGCTGGACCTACTACGAGACCATCGGCGGCGGCCAGGGCGCGAGCGCCACAGGTCCGGGTCCATCCGGGGTCCACGTCGGCATGTCGAATACCCTGAACACGCCCATAGAGGCGCTTGAGCTGGAGTACCCGATGCGTGTAACCCGCTACGAGCTACGCTACGGCTCCGGCGGTGCCGGGAAATACGCGGGCGGGGACGGCCTTGCCCGTTCCGTCAGGTTGCTCGCCCCGGCACAGCTATCCCTGATCTCCGACCGCCGCCGCCACGGGACGCACGGCCTCGGCGGCGGAGAGCCCGGAGATACCGGCAAGAATCTACTCAATAACGAGGAGCTACCCCCGAAGGCGAGCCGCGAGCTACGGCCGGGAGACGAGGTGACGGTCGAGACACCGGGCGGCGGAGGTTACGGGAGAGAATAG
- a CDS encoding hydantoinase/oxoprolinase family protein — protein sequence MRLGVDVGGTFTDLVALGGGKIITAKVPSTPRDQSEGVMSGVEASGIQAQEVSAFAHGMTVATNALLERRGARTALVTTEGFRDVIEISRQNRPSLYDLTLGRSPALVPRGLRFTVGERMGPEGEVEPLDEDSLEDTVEALRESGVEAVAVCLLFSFLHPEHERRVGERLREALPETHVSLSSEVLPEFREYERFSTTAADAYLGPKLAAYLNNLADKVEAAGMPEPLVMRSSGGVVELETAARSAASCVLSGPAGGVVGAAYVAAASEYRDLLTFDMGGTSTDVAPVIGGEALTTTEAEVSGVPIKLPMADVHTVSAGGGSVAWADAGGALRVGPHSAGADPGPAAYGLGGEQVTVTDANLYLGYLRDGVELGGQVTLSRKSSEEALARLGEELGLSPLQAALGVVQLADTEMVRALRVISVERGLDPREFALVAFGGAGPLHACSIAEELGADTVLVPKASGVLSALGLAVSDVRRDLLTPYLSPLAEADAQEVQESFEGLERTAAEELRARGEPVFERRADLRYGGQSFELPVGADGIGEVWDLASRFHEAHERRYGYRMQEEPVELVNLRLVATVPVEKPPISEGPPTGEPEPGSREAHFGGGWREVPVLDRSEMGRGSPVEGPAVVEFAESTCVVQPGWSGAVDAAGTLVLIKEAGDE from the coding sequence ATGAGGCTCGGGGTAGACGTCGGGGGAACCTTTACGGACCTGGTCGCGCTCGGCGGCGGCAAGATCATAACCGCGAAGGTACCTTCCACCCCACGCGACCAGTCCGAGGGCGTTATGTCTGGCGTGGAGGCGTCCGGGATACAGGCTCAGGAGGTATCTGCTTTCGCCCACGGGATGACGGTCGCGACGAACGCGCTCTTGGAGCGGCGTGGGGCGCGGACGGCGCTCGTAACGACGGAAGGTTTCCGGGACGTTATCGAGATCTCCCGCCAGAACAGGCCCTCGCTCTACGACCTTACCCTGGGCCGCTCTCCGGCGCTGGTGCCGCGCGGGCTACGCTTTACCGTCGGGGAAAGGATGGGGCCGGAGGGCGAAGTAGAACCGCTGGACGAGGATAGCCTGGAGGATACAGTCGAGGCGCTGCGAGAATCCGGGGTCGAAGCGGTCGCGGTGTGCCTCCTGTTCTCGTTTCTCCACCCCGAGCACGAGCGCCGGGTCGGGGAGAGGCTGCGAGAGGCGCTGCCGGAGACCCACGTCTCGCTTTCGAGCGAGGTGCTGCCGGAGTTCCGAGAGTACGAGAGGTTCTCGACGACCGCCGCGGACGCCTACCTCGGACCGAAGCTGGCCGCGTATCTTAATAACCTCGCGGATAAGGTCGAGGCAGCCGGGATGCCGGAGCCGCTGGTGATGCGGTCCTCCGGCGGGGTCGTGGAGCTCGAGACGGCGGCGCGCTCGGCGGCGTCTTGCGTCCTCTCCGGTCCGGCGGGCGGCGTCGTTGGCGCGGCCTACGTCGCGGCGGCCTCAGAATACCGAGACCTGCTCACCTTCGACATGGGCGGCACGAGCACGGACGTCGCGCCCGTTATCGGGGGCGAGGCCCTGACCACGACCGAGGCCGAGGTCTCCGGTGTGCCGATCAAGCTGCCGATGGCCGACGTCCACACGGTGAGCGCGGGCGGCGGCTCCGTCGCCTGGGCCGACGCCGGGGGAGCCCTGCGCGTCGGGCCTCATTCCGCCGGCGCGGACCCCGGCCCGGCAGCCTACGGTCTCGGCGGCGAGCAGGTAACCGTAACGGACGCGAACCTGTACCTGGGGTACTTGCGGGACGGCGTGGAGCTCGGCGGACAGGTCACGCTCTCCCGCAAGAGCTCGGAGGAGGCACTCGCCCGTCTCGGGGAGGAGCTTGGCCTGAGCCCCCTCCAGGCCGCGCTCGGCGTCGTGCAACTGGCGGACACGGAGATGGTCCGGGCGCTGCGTGTCATAAGCGTGGAGCGGGGCCTGGACCCCAGGGAGTTCGCCCTCGTCGCCTTCGGCGGGGCCGGGCCGCTCCACGCCTGTTCTATAGCCGAGGAGCTCGGGGCGGACACCGTACTCGTCCCGAAAGCGAGCGGCGTGCTCTCTGCGCTCGGGCTTGCCGTCTCGGACGTGCGCCGCGACCTCCTGACCCCCTACCTCTCCCCGCTCGCCGAGGCCGACGCGCAGGAGGTACAGGAGTCTTTCGAGGGGCTGGAGCGTACGGCGGCGGAAGAGTTGCGCGCCCGGGGCGAGCCCGTTTTCGAGCGGCGGGCGGATCTCCGCTACGGCGGGCAGTCGTTCGAGTTGCCGGTCGGGGCGGACGGCATCGGGGAGGTTTGGGATCTCGCATCCCGATTCCACGAAGCCCACGAGCGGCGCTACGGCTACCGGATGCAGGAGGAGCCTGTAGAGCTGGTAAACCTGCGGCTCGTCGCGACAGTCCCGGTAGAGAAGCCGCCTATCTCCGAAGGCCCGCCAACCGGAGAGCCGGAGCCCGGCTCCAGGGAGGCCCACTTCGGCGGCGGGTGGCGGGAGGTCCCCGTGCTCGACCGCTCGGAGATGGGCCGAGGCTCCCCTGTCGAGGGGCCGGCGGTGGTCGAGTTCGCGGAATCCACCTGCGTCGTGCAGCCCGGCTGGAGCGGTGCGGTAGACGCAGCCGGTACGCTGGTACTGATAAAGGAGGCCGGAGATGAGTAA
- a CDS encoding Nramp family divalent metal transporter, which yields MERLKNLGPGLLVAAAFIGPGTVTTASVAGASTGYALLWALVFSIFATIILQEMSARLGIVSREGLGEALRTTFDNVVVKVLVVLLVVTAIGFGAAAFQTGNITGASLGLETIIGLPSQVWALVVGGVAFALLGSGIYKLIERALVVLVIVMSVVFLVTAVIVRPNPLDILGGLFAPGIPSGSVLTVIALVGTTVVTYNLFLHASSVQDKWSVSTPTDEALGLSRTDTTASVILGGIITLAIVITAAAAFAGTGTEVTGAGQMAVQLEPLLGPAAKWFFAIGLFGAGMTSAVTAPLAAAYATTGALGWERNLRSWKFRGVWGIVVLVGTVLAFFGTNPVQAILVAQAANGVLLPLVAIVLLVVMNRSDLLGEYRNGVLGNILGGIVVLVATFLGGYTLLSVFGVVGG from the coding sequence ATGGAGAGACTAAAAAATCTGGGGCCGGGCTTGCTGGTCGCCGCGGCGTTTATTGGGCCGGGGACGGTTACGACGGCCAGTGTGGCGGGGGCGAGCACGGGGTACGCCTTGTTGTGGGCGCTGGTTTTCTCCATCTTCGCCACGATAATCCTGCAGGAAATGAGCGCCCGGCTCGGGATCGTGAGCCGCGAAGGACTCGGCGAGGCCCTGAGGACCACGTTCGACAACGTCGTCGTCAAGGTACTCGTGGTGCTCCTGGTCGTGACGGCCATAGGCTTCGGGGCCGCCGCTTTCCAGACCGGGAACATAACCGGCGCGTCGCTCGGGCTAGAGACCATTATCGGCCTCCCATCCCAGGTATGGGCTCTCGTGGTCGGCGGGGTCGCCTTCGCGCTCCTGGGCTCGGGAATATACAAGCTCATAGAGCGGGCCCTGGTCGTGCTGGTGATCGTGATGAGCGTGGTGTTCTTGGTCACGGCCGTAATCGTGCGGCCGAACCCGCTGGACATACTCGGGGGGCTGTTCGCGCCGGGGATACCCTCGGGCTCGGTACTCACGGTGATCGCACTGGTCGGCACGACGGTCGTTACCTACAACCTCTTTCTGCACGCGAGCTCCGTGCAGGATAAGTGGTCCGTCAGTACCCCGACCGACGAGGCGCTCGGTCTGTCCCGAACGGACACCACGGCCTCGGTCATTCTCGGGGGCATAATCACGCTGGCGATAGTCATCACCGCGGCGGCGGCCTTCGCCGGCACGGGCACCGAGGTCACGGGCGCCGGGCAGATGGCCGTGCAGCTAGAGCCTCTACTCGGACCGGCGGCTAAGTGGTTCTTTGCGATCGGTCTCTTCGGAGCGGGCATGACGAGCGCCGTCACCGCCCCGCTCGCGGCGGCCTACGCGACCACGGGCGCGCTCGGCTGGGAGCGCAACTTGCGGAGCTGGAAGTTCCGTGGCGTCTGGGGGATAGTGGTGCTCGTGGGCACCGTTCTCGCGTTCTTCGGAACCAACCCGGTGCAGGCGATCCTCGTGGCCCAGGCGGCGAACGGTGTCCTTCTGCCGCTGGTCGCGATAGTCCTGCTGGTCGTGATGAACCGCAGCGACCTTCTCGGCGAGTATCGTAACGGGGTTCTGGGAAATATCCTGGGCGGCATCGTCGTGCTGGTCGCCACATTTCTCGGCGGTTACACGCTGCTTAGCGTATTCGGAGTGGTTGGAGGATAA